The Mustela lutreola isolate mMusLut2 chromosome 3, mMusLut2.pri, whole genome shotgun sequence genome includes a region encoding these proteins:
- the ATG9A gene encoding autophagy-related protein 9A: protein MAQFDTEYQRLEASYSDSPPGEEDLLVHVPEGSKSPWHHIENLDLFFSRVYNLHQKNGFTCMLIGEIFELMQFLFVVAFTTFLVSCVDYDILFANKMVNHSLHPTEPVKVTLPDAFLPAQVCSARIQENGSLITILVIAGVFWIHRLIKFIYNICCYWEIHSFYLHALRIPMSALPYCTWQEVQARIVQTQKEHQICIHKRELTELDIYHRILRFQNYMVALVNKSLLPLRFRLPGLGEAVFFTRGLKYNFELILFWGPGSLFLNEWSLKAEYKRGGQRLELAQRLSNRILWIGIANFLLCPLILIWQILYAFFSYAEVLKREPGALGARCWSLYGRCYLRHFNELEHELQSRLSRGYKPASKYMNCFLSPLLTLLAKNGAFFAGSILAVLIALTIYDEDVLAVEHVLTTVTLLGVTVTVCRSFIPDQHMVFCPEQLLRVILAHIHYMPDHWQGNAHRSQTRDEFAQLFQYKAVFILEELLSPIVTPLILIFCLRPRALEIIDFFRNFTVEVVGVGDTCSFAQMDVRQHGHPQWLSGGQTEASVYQQAEDGKTELSLMHFAITNPGWQPPRESTAFLGFLKEQVQRDGAAASLAQGGLLPENALFTSIQSLQSESEPLSLIANVVAGSSCRGPPLPRDLQGSRHRAEVASALRSFSPLHPGQVPTGRAPSTMTGSGLDARTASSGSSVWEGQLQSLVLSEYASTEMSLHALYMHQLHKQQAQAEPERHVWHRRESDESGESAPEEGGEGSRASQPIPRSASYPCAAARPGAPETTALQGGFQRRYGGITDPGTVPRAPSHFSRLPLGGWAEDGQAASRHPEPVPEEGSEDELPPQVHKV from the exons GCAGTTCCTCTTTGTGGTTGCCTTCACCACCTTCCTGGTCAGCTGCGTGGACTACGACATCCTCTTTGCCAACAAGATGGTGAACCATAGTCTTCACCCGACCGAGCCTGTCAAGGTCACTCTGCCAGACGCCTTTTTGCCCGCCCAGGTCTGTAGTGCCAG GATTCAGGAAAATGGCTCCCTCATCACCATCCTGGTCATCGCGGGTGTGTTCTGGATCCATCGGCTTATCAAGTTCATCTACAACATTTGCTGCTACTGGGAGATCCACTCCTTCTACCTACACGCTCTGCGTATCCCCATG TCCGCCCTCCCCTACTGCACGTGGCAGGAAGTACAGGCGCGCATCGTACAGACTCAGAAGGAGCACCAGATCTGCATCCACAAGCGCGAGCTGACCGAGCTGGACATCTACCACCGCATCCTCCGTTTCCAGAACTACATGGTCGCCCTGGTGAACAAGTCCCTCCTGCCTCTGCGCTTCCGCCTGCCAGGCCTGGGGGAGGCTGTCTTCTTCACACGCGGCCTCAAGTACAACTTCGAGCTGATCCTCTTCTGGGGCCCTGGCTCTCTGTTTCTCAATGAATGGAGCCTCAAGGCTGAGTACAAACGTGGGGGACAGCGGCTGGAGTTGGCCCAGCGCCTCAGCAACCGCATCCTGTGGATCGGCATTGCCAACTTCCTGCTGTGCCCCCTCATCCTCATCTGGCAGATCCTCTACGCCTTCTTCAGCTACGCCGAGGTGCTGAAGCGGGAGCCCGGGGCCCTCGGGGCGCGCTGCTGGTCCCTCTATGGCCGCTGCTACCTCCGCCACTTCAACGAGCTGGAGCACGAGCTGCAGTCCCGCCTCAGCCGAGGCTACAAGCCCGCCTCCAAGTACATGAACTGCTTCCTGTCCCCGCTGCTGACGTTGCTGGCCAAGAATGGCGCCTTCTTTGCTGGCTCCATCCTGGCCGTGCTCATTGCCCTCACCATCTACGACGAAGACGTGTTGGCCGTGGAGCATGTCCTCACCACCGTCACACTCCTGGGGGTCACCGTGACCGTGTGCAG GTCCTTTATCCCGGACCAGCACATGGTGTTCTGCCCTGAGCAGCTGCTCCGCGTGATCCTCGCGCACATTCACTACATGCCTGACCACTGGCAGGGTAATGCCCACCGCTCGCAGACCCGGGACGAGTTTGCCCAGCTCTTCCAGTACAAGGCA GTGTTCATCTTGGAGGAACTGCTGAGTCCCATCGTCACACCCCTCATCCTTATCTTCTGCCTGCGCCCACGGGCCCTGGAGATCATAGACTTCTTCCGCAATTTCACCGTGGAGGTTGTCGGTGTTGGGGATACCTGCTCCTTTGCTCAGATGGATGTTCGCCAGCACGGGCATCCCCAG TGGCTGTCCGGTGGGCAGACAGAGGCCTCGGTGTACCAGCAAGCTGAGGATGGGAAGACAGAGCTGTCACTCATGCACTTCGCTATCACCAACCCCGGCTGGCAGCCACCACGTGAGAGCACCGCCTTCCTCGGCTTCCTCAAGGAGCAGGTTCAGCGGGACGGAGCAGCTGCCAGCCTCGCCCAAGGGGGTCTGCTTCCTGAAAATGCTCTCTTTACGTCCATCCAGTCTTTACAATCTGAGTCTGAG CCACTGAGCCTTATTGCAAATGTGGTAGCTGGCTCATCCTGCCGGGGCCCCCCACTGCCCAGAGACCTGCAGGGCTCCAGGCACAGGGCCGAAGTCGCCTCTGCCCTGCGCTCTTTTTCCCCTCTGCACCCCGGTCAGGTGCCCACAGGCCGAGCTCCAAGCACCATGACAGGCTCTGG GCTGGACGCCAGGACAGCCAGCTCCGGGAGCAGTGTGTGGGAAGGACAGCTGCAGAGCCTGGTACTGTCGGAGTATGCATCCACCGAGATGAGCCTGCACGCTCTCTACATGCACCAG CTCCACAAGCAGCAGGCCCAGGCCGAACCTGAGCGGCACGTGTGGCACCGCCGGGAGAGCGATGAGAGTGGGGAGAGTGCCCCTGAAGAGGGGGGAGAGGGTTCCCGGGCCTCCCAACCTATCCCCCGTTCGGCCAGCTATCCCTGTGCTGCAGCCCGGCCCGGAGCACCTGAAACCACCGCCCTGCAGGGGGGCTTCCAGAGGCGCTACGGGGGTATCACAG ATCCTGGCACAGTACCCCGGGCTCCCTCTCACTTCTCACGGTTGCCTCTCGGAGGGTGGGCCGAAGACGGGCAGGCAGCCTCCAGGCACCCAGAGCCAGTGCCTGAGGAGGGCTCAGAGGATGAGCTGCCCCCTCAGGTGCACAAG GTATAG